Genomic DNA from Candidatus Saganbacteria bacterium:
GCGGGTTCTTCTATATTTTCGAGTACAGGGCATGAACTAACTGATCGCATTCTAGAATTTATTATTCTAAATATTTTATTTCGATTTTCCCACAATTTCCCTATCGTCGGGGGCATTAGGTCTGTTGCAAGGCTTACAAGATCGTTGCCTATCTCACCCGGATGTTTCCCAAAAACCAAATTAGTGCGCTCCTGTGTTCCATAAAGATTTGAAACAAGCCGACGGCCCGGATAGCCTTTCAAATTCTCGAACAATAAAGCAGGCCCTTTTTCAGCCAAAAACCTATGCTGAATAATAGTTATTTCCTGATCGGGATCAACTTCCTCGGTTATGCGAACAAGTTCTCCCCGCTTTGCCAGATCATCGATATAATCTCTTAAATTCTTATAGATCAACTACATCCTCCCAAGTTTTTCCGGTTTGGAATCCAAGAAGTGAAAAAACACGATCTGTAAATGAATCCAATAGATTATAGAGGCTAATATCCTTTGTGTCTTTTTTCCCGAACATATAGAATTGCGGGCTCATCGGCATGATTATGCCTCCCGCCTGAGTAACGATCTTCGCATTTCTTAGGTCGATAAAAGAAAGCGGCGACTCTCGAAGGCAAAGTATCAATTTGCGCCGCTCTTTTAATTGGCAATGAGCTGTGCGAGTGATGAGGGTTGAACAAATACCCGATGCGATCTCTGCTAAAGTATTTGCGGAACTTGGGAGTATTACCATACCCGCAGACTTTACAGATCCTGACGAAATTGAAGCTGCAAGATCGTTGTTATCAAATACTTTTGCGGCTTTTTTTTCGAGATCGGATATCGGCCCGCATTCTCTCTCGTAAACCTCTTTCCCCCATTTGCTGTAAACCAGAGAAATAGGAGCCGGGGATTTTTCTATAAAGATTTTCGCGGCGGCAGCTTCCGTAGCTCCAGTTACCGCCAATATAATATTATCCATTTCCCCCTCCATTATAAAAAGACGACCATTGCTCCCAATATCCCCGTTATTGCGGATAGTGGGAAGAACCTTGTTTCAAGTGGAACAAAAGGCATATGCGAAAGTAAATAAAAAATCCCACAAGCAAAAAGCGCAAAAAACAAAATAATAAAAAAATATAAAAAATAAGAGAGAGAGAATAAAAATATGAATGAAATTACATGGGTAATCGCCGCGACTACTAAAGCAGTGCTACCGCCAAAACTGCTTGGGATGCTATATATGTTATTATTTTTATCAAAATCTATATCTTGAAGAGAGTAAATAATATCGTAGCCGCTCATCCAAAAGATAGTAAACCCCGCAAGCAATAGGATCTCCGGAGTAAAATTCAAACTTTGCGTCACCGCCACATATGCACCCAATGGAGAAGAACCCAAAACGAGACCGATCCCAAAGTGGCATGCCCAAGTAAAGCGTTTTAGCAACGAATATGTGCTTAAAATAAAAAGAGGTAAAGGCGAAAGCATAAGAATAAATGGACCAAGCAAATAACAAGCTAACATATAAAGGCCAAAGCCTACCGCAGCAATGCCAATTGCATTATTCAAAGATAATTTCCCCGATGGCAATTCTCTTCCCTTAGTCCTTTTATTTAATAAATCGATCTTCCTATCCAATATCCTGTTCATCGACATTCCAAATGTACGAGCGCCGACACCCGCCATTATGATCAAAGCTAGAGTATAAAGGCTTGGAATATGCCTGCTTGCCCCAAGATAAGCTCCCGCAAATATCAAGGGCAAACTAAAGATCGTATGTTCAATTTTTATAAAGTTAGTGATTTTATTTAGCATACTTCTACTTAACCGCGGCGTTTAGCCGCAGGTACAAAAGCTCTCCTATTATATCGGATAATCGATCGATATTTTTATAAAGCCTTGCCCTATCGCCGCCTCCGGCAAGATCTGATATCGCCTTGATCGCGCTAAACTTTATTTTATGATCCCGACAAACCCTGGCTATTTCCGCAAATTCCATGTCGACAATATCGGCAATTTTTGAAAGCTCAATACGAGCAGTATCATCAAAAACAGGCTCCGGTGATGTGACGAGAACTGCGGCCGGCAAGGCGGTCCAGAGGTCTGCTCCACAAGGTATATAATAACTGTTTGAGATCCTATTAACAACCTTGGAGACTGATGCAACGTGTCCAATATTAAAGTTGTTATTCAAAGCTCCGGCTATCCCCGCATTAATGATAGAGCCAACTTTCTTGTTCTCTAATAACGCTTCGGTTCCATTCGCCGCTCTTTCAATACCCATACCACATATGCAAACTACGAGATTCTCGTTTGAAACTTCTACAAGTAAGGGATGCTGATCGATATCCTCAACATTTTGGCCAAATTTCTCGAGAAACGGACGCGCTTCTCTAATAGTCGCAAATATGATCCCTATCATTGAATAATTCCTGCCGATCTCGCCATTTCTTCCAACTTGTTAATAGCTTCCATTCCTTTATCGCCTAGATCGTAAGTAAAAGAATTAACAAATGTTTTAATATGCCGATCGATAACTTGATCCTCCATTTCAATAGCCATTTTTTTGATATACGGCATTGCTATTTGAGGTGATGATTTGGATAGATCAAGACTTTGCTTAATTAACCCTTCGATCTTCCCATCCAATTCTTTTAGCAGATCAGATCTTATACCAACTGCTCCAAGTGGAATCGGCACCTTGGCAGTTTCCTCCCACCACACGCCCAAGTCGCATACTTTATAAAACCCTTCTTTTTCATAAAGGAATCGGCTTTCATGAATTACGACACCGCAATCGGCACGTCTAGAGTTCATCTCATTGAATATTTGATCGTATTGAACATAGGATTTATGCTTTGATCTCGGGCTATATAGCGAGAACAAAAGATTTGCGGTTGTTAATTCCCCCGGAAGCACGATCCGCAGGAACGGAAGATCGGAAGCCTTGATTTCTTTCTTCTTTGAGATCAATATCGGACCGCATCCAAAGCCCAAAGAATTTCCCGCCCTAAGCAACCCATATTTATCTTTCAATTTAAGCCAAGTGAAAAAAGACATTTTTGTTATTTCGTAAGTGCCGGCAATTGCATGCTTATTTAATGTTTCGATGTCGTGGTGATGAATTTCTATTTTGTGATCTTCAAGGACTATTTTCCCCGACATAATACCAAAATATGTGTAAGTATCGTTTGGACATGGAGAATAGGCGAAATTCAGCTGCATTATATTAATTATAATATATTTTTCGTCTAATAAGCAAATCGGAAACCAGCGACTAAATCCCGATGTGGGAATCGGGACAAGCGTCGCGGTTTCCGTGCTATAATACGCCATATGAACTTATTACACTCGATCATTTTAGGCGTCGTTGAAGGCATTACAGAATTTCTTCCCATTTCATCTACCGCGCATCTAGTCCTTACAGCAAACATTCTCAAGGTTGCCCAAAGCGAATTCGTAAAAAGCTTCGAGATAATGATTCAATTCGGGGCGATCTTGTCTGTAATAGTCCTTTACTGGAAACAATTTCTATTGGACTTAGAAAGTTTGAAGAGAATCATCGTCGCATTCATTCCAACCGCCATTCTTGGGTTCCTTCTTTATAAAATTATCAAAAAATATCTGATCAGCAGCGAGATCATTATAATTTGGGCGCTTCTTATCGGAGGCATCGTCCTTATCGCGTTTGAATTGTTCCATAAAGAAAAAGATACGGCTCACGACGATATTAGCACGATCCCCTATTCAAAATGTTTGGCGATCGGGCTTTTCCAATCGCTTGCAATGTTCCCGGGGGTGTCAAGATCTGCCGCGACAATAATCGGGGGTTTGGCTATAAATCTCAAGAGGCAAACAATAGTTGAATTCTCATTTTTACTTGCGGTACCAACAATGCTTGCGGCATCAGTTCTGGACATAGTGAAAAGCGGCAGCAGTTTCACGATGGATCAATTTGGCATCTTGGCGATCGGCTTCATCATTTCATTTATAGTGGCGCTTTTAAGCATCAATTTCCTAATGAACTTCATTAAAAAACATACCTTTATTCCGTTTGGAATTTATCGTATAATTATCGCGCTTATATTTATGGCTTCGATTTATTTAGTAAAATAGGAGAAAAAATGAAAAGATCAATTATCTGTTTAATGGTTATATTGTTAGCATTATCGACCGCATCATTTGCCGCAAAAACAGTTAAAACGCAACCTAGGAAATCTGCGATAATGACACAAATTGAGCTGAGGAATATTGTAGAAATTCAGCCTTCTGTTTGACGATGAATAACAGGAGGGGAATAAGATGGAATCAAAAGATACGGCAGGGAATCAAGTGGTGGCGGGGCCAAACTCTGATATTTTATACTTCGCGTCCATTCTTATCCTTGCGACGTTTTTCGTAATAGGCAGATCATTTTGTTAAGGTTCGTACTCAAAGAATGGCTCGGCCAGTGATTTTTCCTCCAACCAGCCCTTCGGCTCCCTCGATGGAACTCGGGACAGGTTCGCTCAGGGCAAGCCGCTCCATCTCTTTGATTATACCTAACTCTCCATAGGCGGGCAAGCACCATCGTGCAAATACGCATAGTAGATTTTCCATTTATCTTCTGTTAAAATATTAATATCTTACAAAAAACAAGGTATTCCCCGGTAGCGCAGTGGTAGCGCAGTTGACTGTTAATCAATTGGTCGCAGGTTCGAATCCTGCCCGGGGAGCCATTTTTTTGTACGGACCATAAAGGTTTATACCAATGGATATCTTTACAATAATAATCATTGTTCTCGGGCTTTGTTTATTTGAAATAATATCAAGCATCGATAACGCGATCATCAACGCCGAAATCCTTGCAACCATGGGCCAAAAAGCCAGAAGATGGTTCCTTGTCTGGGGAATCTTTATCGCGGTATTCGTCATACGAGGATTTCTTCCCTGGCTTATCATTTGGGCGGTCAATCCTTCCCTTGGGCCGATCAATTCCTTAATGGCTACATTCTCAAATGACCCGTCGGTCAAACATTCTATCGAGCAATCAGCCCCTATATTGTTGTCAGGCGGCGGTATATTCTTGGTTTTCCTGTTCTTGCACTGGCTTTTCCTTGAACCAAAACATTTTGGGCTCCCGCGGACCGAAAAGTTCTTCTTAAAACAAGGCGTCTGGTTTTACGCGATAGTATCTATTCTTCTTACTTTTGTTGT
This window encodes:
- a CDS encoding undecaprenyl-diphosphate phosphatase, with the translated sequence MNLLHSIILGVVEGITEFLPISSTAHLVLTANILKVAQSEFVKSFEIMIQFGAILSVIVLYWKQFLLDLESLKRIIVAFIPTAILGFLLYKIIKKYLISSEIIIIWALLIGGIVLIAFELFHKEKDTAHDDISTIPYSKCLAIGLFQSLAMFPGVSRSAATIIGGLAINLKRQTIVEFSFLLAVPTMLAASVLDIVKSGSSFTMDQFGILAIGFIISFIVALLSINFLMNFIKKHTFIPFGIYRIIIALIFMASIYLVK
- a CDS encoding 1,4-dihydroxy-6-naphthoate synthase, producing MQLNFAYSPCPNDTYTYFGIMSGKIVLEDHKIEIHHHDIETLNKHAIAGTYEITKMSFFTWLKLKDKYGLLRAGNSLGFGCGPILISKKKEIKASDLPFLRIVLPGELTTANLLFSLYSPRSKHKSYVQYDQIFNEMNSRRADCGVVIHESRFLYEKEGFYKVCDLGVWWEETAKVPIPLGAVGIRSDLLKELDGKIEGLIKQSLDLSKSSPQIAMPYIKKMAIEMEDQVIDRHIKTFVNSFTYDLGDKGMEAINKLEEMARSAGIIQ
- a CDS encoding 4-hydroxybenzoate octaprenyltransferase, with the translated sequence MLNKITNFIKIEHTIFSLPLIFAGAYLGASRHIPSLYTLALIIMAGVGARTFGMSMNRILDRKIDLLNKRTKGRELPSGKLSLNNAIGIAAVGFGLYMLACYLLGPFILMLSPLPLFILSTYSLLKRFTWACHFGIGLVLGSSPLGAYVAVTQSLNFTPEILLLAGFTIFWMSGYDIIYSLQDIDFDKNNNIYSIPSSFGGSTALVVAAITHVISFIFLFSLSYFLYFFIILFFALFACGIFYLLSHMPFVPLETRFFPLSAITGILGAMVVFL
- a CDS encoding UbiX family flavin prenyltransferase, coding for MDNIILAVTGATEAAAAKIFIEKSPAPISLVYSKWGKEVYERECGPISDLEKKAAKVFDNNDLAASISSGSVKSAGMVILPSSANTLAEIASGICSTLITRTAHCQLKERRKLILCLRESPLSFIDLRNAKIVTQAGGIIMPMSPQFYMFGKKDTKDISLYNLLDSFTDRVFSLLGFQTGKTWEDVVDL